A window of Halogeometricum sp. S1BR25-6 genomic DNA:
AGAAGATTTCCCTGTACAGCATCCTGGGGACGCTCGCCGAACGGGGTCTCGTCCACCAGGACGCCGAACGGTACCGCGTCGCCTGACCGGGCGAGTCAGGTGTTCCGCGCCGAGCGTGCTTTTCTCACCGTCGCGCCGTCGCGAACCATATCCTCACAGTTCGGACAGACGCGCGGGTGGTCCATCTCGTTCGGGGCGAAAACCCGGGCGTACGCCGTCGTGACGAAGGAACCGCAGTTCTGGCATTCGGGCACGGCGTCTGAGTGACGAGGGTTATGTATCATAAACATTTTGCTGAATCGCGGTCCGGAGGCTCAACACACCGTTTCGGCCGCCGAACCGGCGGTACGGATGCGAGCGGGGCGAACCGCGGAGAGACCGCTCGGAGATGTGTTGAATCGGATAGTTTTCGGTCTCACTCGGAAGTTGTTTGTTCGAGGAAGTCGTGGGTATCGGCGAATGAGTCGTCTCGCCCCCCGCACTCTCTGCGTCCTTTGGGTGGTCCTCCTCCTCGTCGTCGTCGTCGCCGGCGCGGCGGCGCCGGCGGCCGGCCAGTCGACGCGCACCATCGCCGGGACGCAACTCGCCCCCGACGACGTCTCCCTCCGCATCGACATCCGCGAAGACGGAACCGCCGAGTGGGCGGTAGAGTACCGCGTCCTCCTCGACGACCAGAACACGACGGCGGCGTTCGAGTCGGTCAGACGCGACGTGGAGGCCGACGGGTCGGAGTACTCCTCGGAGTTCCGGGGTCGGATGGAGTCGACGGCCGCGACGGCCGAGAACGCCACCGGGCGCGAGATGGCGATCAGAAACGTGAGCGTCAGCGCCTCCAGACAGCAGCTTCCGCAGGAGTACGGCGTGCTCACCTACCGGTTCGTCTGGGTGAACTTCGCCGTCGTCGACGGCGACAGCATCCGCGCCGGGGACGCCCTCCGAGGACTGTTCCTCGACGAGGAGACGTCGCTTCTGGTAACGTGGCCGGAGGGGTACGTCGCGGAGGACGCCGCGCCGGCGCCGGACGACCAGCGAACGCGGACCATCGTCTGGAACGGGCCGCTGGATTTCGGTCCCGATGAACCCTCCCTGGTCGTCGCCGCGCGCGAGTCCGCCGGCGCGGACGCGGGAGTGACGACGAGCGGACCCGCGACGGCGAGCGGTGCGGGCGACGACTCCTCGCCCGGCGACGGAGACGGGTCGTACCTGTGGCTCGGCGGCGCGGGGGTGCTGGTCGCCGCGGCCGTCGTCGGCGGCGGGTGGGCGCTCTACCGCAGACGCGGCGAGCGCGTTCCGGCCGACGCCGGCACCGGCGTCGACGCCGACGCAGGGACCGAGACTGGTGCCGCATCGCCGCGCGGCGGGACGGACGGAACGGGCGGCGCCGGAGCGGCGTCGGCCGGGGGAGACTCCGCCACCGCCGAAGCGGAGCGTCGGACAACCGAATCGGACCCCGACGCGGACGGGTCGGCGGCCGCGACGTCGAGCGCGGACGACGGGACGCCGCCCTGGGAGGACGAACTCCTGAGCAACGAGGAGCGGGTCCTTGCACTGATGGAGCACGAGGGCGGCCGCCTGAAGCAACAGGAGGTCGCCCAGACGCTCGATTGGACCGACGCGAAGACGAGCCAGGTCGTCCGTCGGATGCGCGAGGCGGACGAACTCGACGCGTTCCGCCTCGGCCGCGAGAACGTTCTCGTGCTCCCCGACGCGGACGCCGGCCGGGAGGACGAATAAATATGTTTCGACCGTTTAGTCGGACGGGCCGGCGACGGGACGCGGAATCGGGAGACGGCGGCGACCGTAAAACGTCGTTGATTCGGCCCAATCCGGCGCGAGCGTCGGCGGATTATACGTGGATGGCTCCGAAAGGAGTGGACAGAATGAGACGTGTCGCCGTGCTCGTCGTGCTACTGTCCGTCGTGGCCGCGACTCCCTTCGGGGTCGCGACCGCGGCGGCGGCCGTACCGACCGACGGAGGCGCAAGCCCCGGTGCGGTCGTCCCGCAGGTCGCCTCCGAAACCCCCTCGTCGGGCAACGCGACGGGGGAATCGGCGGGGAACGCGAGCGGCGACGCCGCGAACGAGGCCGCTACCGGCCTCTCGCCGGGGGCGCAACTCGCGGGCGTCATCGCCATCCAGCAGGCCGAAATCGACGGCGAACTCGAACAGCGCGCCTACGAGGTACAGATCACGACGTCGCGGAGCGAGGCGTCGAGAGCGGACGTCGTCTCGCGCCAACTGACCCAGATCGACGGGCAGGTGGCAGACCTCCGAGCGCGACTGAACGAACTGGAGGCGGCGCGTCGCGAGGGGAACATCTCGGAGGGACGCTATCGGGCGACGGCGGCGCGCCTCTCCGCGGAGATCCGTTCGACCCGGCGAATGATCAACGAGACCGAAGAGACCGCGTCCGACCTCTCCGCGGAGACGCGACGGTCCAATGACATCGGGCGAGACCGACTGTCGCGGCTCCGAAACGACGTCGAAAATCTCTCCACGTCGCCCGTGGCCGACGCCGCGCGGGGCCTCTCGGGGCCGGACGCGGGCAACGGTCTCGCCAAGGGAGACGTCGTCAACGAGAGCAAGGTCGCCGGCGGTGACACCTGCTCGGCCGCCGCGCGCGGCGGAAACCGGAGCATAAACGGCTCCGATGCGTCCGGAAGCAGCTCCCTAACGGGACCGTCGAACGCCTCAGCGGGCGCCGACACCGACGCCTGCGGGAACGCGACCGTCGGCAACGCCACCGGCGCCTCCGAGGCGGGCAACCGCTCGAATGCGACCGGAAACGCGACGGGGGCGCCGGGCCTCGCCGGTCGGAACAACACGACCGTCGGGAACGCGACTCTCGGAAACGCCACCGCAGGAAACCGCACGGCCGGAAACGCATCCGAGTCTCCCGCCGCGGAGGACCCGCGAGACGACGCCCGAGACTCGGACCGGCGCGACGATTCGGACCGAAACGAGGAAGCGGACGATGCGGACGACGAGGATGACGACGGTTCGGCGTCGGATAACGCCGGAGGCGACCCCGGCCGGAGCGACGCGGTCGAACCTAACCGCTCGGTCACCCCGGGAAGCGACGTCGGAACGACACCCGAAACGGATTCGGGTGCTCCGACGGCGAACGCGTCGGTGCCGACCGAGGTCGGACCCCCGGTGGACCCGGGAACGAGGACCGACAACTCGACCTTGACTGACTCGGAGACCCCCACCGACACCGCGACCTCGACTGAGACCGCAACCTCGACTTCGACTGAGACCGACACCGAAACCGCAACTCCGACTGACACGCCGACCTCAACCTCGACTGACACCGCGACCCCAACCGAGACCGCGACACCAACTGATACCGCGACGGAGACGGACACACCGACCGAGACGGCCACCCAAACCGAAACTGAAACCGCACCCGCCGCGCTGGAAGACGAACCGGCGGCCGAGGTCTCCGAGGAAGCGGCCGAAACCCAACCCGAACCCGACCCCGACCCCGAGACGGAGACCGGGACCGCGACTGCGGTCGCCGAGGCGCTGGCACTGTTCACCAATCCGAGCGTCCGCTGACCGGCGGCGCGAGCGCGTCTGAAACGTTTTTCCCACGACCTATCTTCAGTTCTGATAGTCAGAAAGATAGAGCTATACTCCCCCGCGTCCTCCGCGCGAACGAGATGGAGTACGTGTACCCCGTGGGTGGACTGTTCCTCGGCGCCGGTCTCGTCGCCGTGAGCGTGTTCATCGCCTTCGTCTACACGCCGTACACGTCCTCTCGAATCGACTCGCTCGTCACCGCTTTCACCGGCATCACCCTGCAGGTGGGCGATTTCGTCGCCGTCGCCTCCGCGACGGCCATCCTGTTCGACCTGCTGGCGACGCAGGTGGGGCTAACCTACCCGCTCGTCGTCCCGTTCCTGTTCGGCTACGTCGTCACGCACGTCACCGTCTACTACTCGTGTCTCCGCATCACCGACGTGCAGAGCGAACCGCTGGACCCGGACGTCGACATCAGACAGAACCCGCTGAAACTCGTCGCGCTCTCCATCCCGGGGGCGCTCATCCTCCTCGCGCCGCGCGAGAACGACTCCTCGCGCTGACGCCGCCGCACCCGACGTCGAGCGCTGAATCTGCGCACCGCGGTCGGTCAAACGGCTCTTTGAGTATACGCCGCGGTTATATCGTTCGGCACCGTAGGGGAGAACGCCCGCCTGCGCCGACGAGACGGGCACCACGGACCGACCCCTCCCTCCCCTTCCGCGGCCGTCGGCCCTCCCCGCCGACGTTCGGCCCTCCTGGAACCGCCGTCCTCCGCGGCGATTTCTCCCACCCATGCACTCACGTGCGAACAGTTGCCTCCTACACCGTCCGACGCCCGGCCGGCGCGCATTCGGAATTCGAGTACGATTCCTTCCGGACGACGTCGGACCGGACGAATCGCGCGTCGAGTCGGTCGGCGGCGCGTTCGAACCCCGCCGTTCTGCCGGCGCCCGACAATTCGCAGACGACGGCAGAGTGGCCGACGTCGAGTCGACTCCGACCGCGTCCGTTTCGTCGTCCGACAGAGCGCCCGCCTCCGTTTCGTACCTATTCGGAATTAATTTCACCTAATCAAATCATCGAAAAGATATTTCCCCACGAAGAAGAAAGAAGCGTAGTGAGTGATTCAAAGTGGAACTTCGCCCGACTGATTTCATGATTCTCGACCGGCTGCGCGAGGGCCGGAACGTCGGTGCGAATCTCGCGCTCGAACTCGACCGAAGCCGCGGCTACGTCAACAACCAGCTCTCGAAGCTCGCGTCGCTCGAACTCGTCCGCCGGGTCGGACCGAGCGACAACGGCGGCCTGTACGAACTCACGGAGCGGGGAGAACTGGCGGTCACCTACCGAGAGCGCTACGACGACGACTCGGTGGAGTTCGAGTCGCTGCTGGACGAAGAACTGCGGACGGCGCAGAACACGAAGACAGCCGACGTCGCCGGAAAGGCGGCCGAAGCGGCCGAAGAGTAAATCCCGGCTTCGACTGCGGCCCCGACTCGGGCCTCCGACTCGTCGAGCCGAGCCGCCTTTCTCAGGCGATATCGAACTCGCCGGTGTACTTGACCGTGACGTCGTACCCCGCGTAGCGGAATTTGACCTCGCCCTCGTGAAACGGCGCGTCCGGGCGCCCGAACAGGCTGTCGAGTGACTCCGTGTCGACGCAGTCTTCGAGCGGCGGGAGTTCGAACGGTTCGACACCTTCCAGTCGTGATATCTCGGTCACGAGCCGAATACTGAGTGGGTCCTGGGGTGTCATCGCTCGTCAGAGACTGGCGACGTCGAAGCAGAAGAAGCTCCCGGTTGGGAGCCTCGACTGACTGTAATTCGTCCCGTTAGGGGGTCGAAGCGCACCGCCGTACGAAGGTCTTCAGCAATCTGTGTCGGGGACTCGCCGCCGCCCGACGCGGCGCACCGGAAACGGCGGCCTCCGGGTGGGCGTCGACGGCGGATGCGGAGCGGCGTCGAGTCGTTCGTTCGGCGCACGAGCCTCGAAGCGTCGTCCGGCTAGAATAAAAAGACGTTTCGCATACAGCTATAGTGTTTTTTCAATCCGGTGTAACTCTATTCGTCACACAATGCTATTCGATGGAGGCAGTGCTTCGGATAGTTTGCGGATGAGACTCGGGTGGTTTCTCGGACGAACCTGCCTGGAGCGAACGACCGGAACGATGCCGAGTGACGAGTATCTCAACTATCGAGCCGAACTGCGCGGCGAGTGGTTCCGACTGGTCCACGAGAGTCCGGGCGGCGGGGAGACGGCGACGGTGCTCGAACGAACGCATCTGCCGGATGCGAACCCGAATACGGTCAGTGTCACGCTCTCGGACTCCGGCCGTAGCCTCGTTGCGGAGGCGCGCGACGACAGGGACGGCGTGCTCGCGGAGATGCGGTACGTGTGGGAGGATTCGAGGTAGCCGGCGCTCGTCGCGAGAACGGGTCGGCCGCAAGCCAGGAGTGGGATTCGAACCCACGAAGTCTCGATTACAAGTCGAGTGCATGAACCGCCCATGCTCTCCTGGCGCGACTCCGAGTAGTCAGTCCTCCTTTGAGTGTGTATCGCTTTCGACCGCCTTCTCCAACTCGACTCGGTGGACGGCGTAGCCGTGCCGCTCGTAGAACTGCCGCGCCCGCTCGTTTCGCGCCATGGCTTCGAGGCTGATGCGCGCCGCGCCCGCGTCGACCAGCGCCGTCTCCGCGGTTTCGAGGAGTCGCGACCCGACGCCGCGGCCCCGGCGCGCCGGAACGACGTAGAGGTTGCGGATGACCCCCCGGACGTCGTCCTGTTCGAAGTCGCCGCGTTCGAGGCTGAACATCACGAACCCGACGATTTCGTCGCCGGTGCGGGCGACGCGGAGGCCGCCCGTGACGGCGTGCCGGGCCATCGCCTCGCGTATCCGCTCGCGGTTCTCGTCGGCCCGGAGGTGCGAGCGGTAGGACCGCTGGTCGGCGGCGAGTTCGACCCAGAGGTCCGCGAGGACGTCGATGCTGTCCGTTCCGGCCCGAACGATGCGCACCGCGCATTCGTCGGTGTGATCCATCGACTACGGTACGTTCCCCGGGGCGAAAGAACTACTCCCCGCCCCGCACCGGCGGCCGCCGGTCGTAACCTCTCGACCGACGGACGCCGACACCGAACGCTCGTCCGCCAGACCCGCGTGCGACCGTTCGTTCGCTCGTGAATCTCGTCTGCAGTGTTCGGTGAATGAAGAAAGACTTATCATCGTTTCACGTCCGCAAATACCGTGAGGATAGTTATCAATGGGTATCGCTGAGACCTACTCACGCGGTCGCCGGTTCGCAGTCGACAGACCGGGGGCGCTTCTCTTGGCCGTCGTCGGAGTTCTCCTCGTCGGAGACCTTCTCACCGGCCTCGCCTCCGGGCGGACTGCATTCAGCGACGTGGGGTCGCTGATCTGGGACGGCCTCATGCGTGGGCTGGTGATCGGGTTGGCGGGAATCGGACTCTCGATGACGTACAGTATTCTGAACTTCGCGAACTTCGCGCACGGCGATTACATCACCGCGGGGGCGTTCTCCGGGTGGGGGACGACCTACCTGCTGGCGGGCCTCGGACGCGCCGACATCGGGTCGCTGCTGCTCGTCGGCGCGGGCGGGTCGGTGTTCGGCGGCGCACTCGGTATCGGCATCACGGGGACGCCGATAGCCGTCGTCGCCGGTCTGCTCGTCGCCGGCGCGTTCACCGTCGCCCTCTCGCTTGCGGTCGACCGGTTCATCTTCCGGCCGATTCGCGACGAGGACGGCATCACGCTCCTCATCACGAGCATCGGCGTCGCGTTCGCGCTTCGCTACATGATGCAGTTCGTCTTCGGGTCGGACGTGCGCGGGACGACGGCGCAACCGCCGGCCGTCTCGCTGTACTTCGTCGACGGAGCGGTCCGCGTCAACATGCACGACCTGACGCTCGTCGTCGTCGCGGGCGGTCTGATGCTCGGCGTGCACCTCCTGCTTCAGCGGACGAAACTGGGCAAGGCGATGCGCGCGATGGCCGACAACGAGGACCTCGCGCGCGTCACGGGGATTCCGACCGAACGCGTCGTGCGGGCGGTGTGGATCATCGGGGGCGGTCTCACCGGCGTCGCCGGCTACATGTTCGTCCTCTGGAAGGGAACGCTCGGCTTCAACGACGGCTGGTTGCTTCTCCTCCTGATCTTCGCGGCCGTCATCCTCGGCGGCATCGGGTCGGTGTACGGCGCCATCGCGGGCGGCCTCGTCATCGGGCTGACGGCGTCGCTGTCGGTCATCTGGATTCCATCGGCGTTCGCCCGCGCGGCGGCGTTCTTCGTGATGATCGTCATCCTGCTCGTGAAACCGTCCGGACTGTTCAGCGGGAGGTCGACCGCATGAGCGTCCGAGAGGACCTCGCGGACCGAGTGCCCGGCGGCGACGCCGGTCTCATCGTCGCCGTGCTGGTCGTGCTGTACGTCGCGTACGTGCTCGCCGGGGTCGGTCTCGGCTACTCGCTGCGCGGCCAACTCAACACCGTCGCGGTGTTGACGTTCTACATCGGCGTCTTCGCCATGCTGGCGCTGGCGCTGAACTTACATTGGGGGTACACCGGACTCTTCAACATCGGCATCGTCGGCTTCATGGCCGTCGGCATCTACGTGATGGCGCTGGTGTCGAAGCCGCTCTACCAGTCCGGCGGCGCGGCGCAGGTGGGCGGCCTCGGTCTCCCCCTCGTCGTCGGCATCGTCGCCGGCATGGTCGCCGCGGCGCTGCTCGGACTGGTGGTCGCCCTGCCGGCGCTCCGGTTGCGGGCCGACTACCTCGCTATCGTCACCATCGCGATGTCGGAAATCGTTCGATTCAGCTTCCTCTCGGGGGAGTTCCAGCAGTTCACCCTGTTCGGCGAACGCGTCGGCTTCGGCGGCGGGTCGGGGCTCATTCTCGACTTCACCGACCCCTTGCAGGCGTTCTTCGAGACGTTCGGTCTGTGGGGCGCCTACCTGAGTTTTGTCGACACCTTCGAGGCCATCGTCCCCACGAACCCGAAACCGGTCGTCGACGGTCTGGTGTACGGCGCGGTCCTGCTCCTGTTCGTCGCGGCGTACTACTGGCTGTTGAAGCGCACCGGCGAGTCGCCGTTCGGTCGCGTGCTCAAGGCCATCCGCGAGGACGAGGACGTGGCGAACTCGCTCGGGAAGGACACCAACCAGTTCAAAATCAAGTCGTTCATGCTCGGGTGCGCACTGATGGGGCTGGCGGGCATCCTCTGGTTCATGACGCAGGGGGCGGTGACGCCGAACACGTTCCGCCCGCGCATCACCTTCTTCGTCTGGATCGCGCTCATCATCGGCGGCGCGGGGTCGAACACCGGGAGCGTGCTCGGCGGCGCCGTCTTCGCGGCGGTGCTGTACCAGGGGCCGCGGTACTTCAAGAACCTCGTCGACGCCGCGCTCCCGTCGTTCAACGCGCCGTCGAGTTTCGGCCCGGCCGTGGCGCCGCTCATCTCGAATCTCAACCCGGCGCCGCTGTTCTACTACACCGTCGACAGTATTCGGCAGTTACAGCTCGTCCTGATGGGGCTGGTGCTCATCTGGTTGATGCACAACCGCCCCGAGGGGATGCTCGGCCACCGCAAGGAGACGGCCGCGGGCATCCCGCTCACGGCGAAACGTGCGCGCACCGCCGCGACGGACGGCGGCACCGAAAGCGACGACGGAGACGGAGGCGAACGCAATGAGTAAGACCGAGAACGACGCGAACACGGACGCGAGCAAGACCGAGACCGAACCGAACGCGAGCGAGCCACCGGCCGACGCTCCCATCTTGGGCGGCGGCGGGCCGGCGGTGACCGCCGAACGGCCGCTCGAAGTCGACGGTCTGCGGAAGTCCTTCGGCGGCATCACGGCCGTCGACGGCGCGTCATTCTACGTCGAGGGCGGCACGCTGACGGGACTCATCGGCCCGAACGGCGCCGGTAAGTCGACGACGTTCAACCTCATCACGGGCATGCTGACGCCCGACCAGGGGACGGTGACGTTCAACGACGAGGACATCACCGGGATGGAGCCGCACGCCATCGCGAACAAAGGGCTCGTCCGGACGTTCCAAATCGCGCGCGAACTCGAGGATATGACCGTCTTGGAGAACATGATGCTCGCGCCGAAGGGGCAGCGCGGCGAGAAGCTCTGGCGGTCGGTGACGCCCGGCGTCCGCGACGACGTCATCGCGCAGGAGAAGGAGCTCCTCGAACGCGTCTGGGACGTCCTGGAGTTCTTCGACATCGACCACATCGCCGACGAGTACGCGGGCAATCTCTCCGGCGGCCAGCGGAAACTGCTGGAGATGGCGCGGGCGCTCCTGACGGACCCCGACATGCTGCTCCTCGACGAACCGTTCGCGGGCGTCAACCCCTCCCTGGAGAAGCGCCTGCTCGAACACATCCACGCGCTGAAAGAGCAGGGGTACACCTTCCTCCTGGTCGAACACGACATGGACCTCATCATGGAGAACTGCGAGCACGTCATCGTCCTGCACCAAGGCCGCGTCCTCACCGAGGGGACGCCGGCGGATATCAAATCGAACGAGGAGGTCATCGAGGCCTACCTCGGGGGGAACGTGTGAGCTCCGACGTCGACGTCGACGCCGACGCCGCGGACGCCTCGACCCCCGACTCCGCCGACGCGGGGGAAACGGCTGGCGCCGCCACCGCCGGGTCGACGCCCGAGGGCGAGGGCGCCGAACTGCTCCGCGTCCGGAACCTCGACGCGGGCTACGGCGACCTTCAAATCCTCACCGACGTCGACATGGACGTCCACGACGGCGAGTACGTCACTATCGTCGGTCCGAACGGCGCGGGGAAGTCGACGCTGATGAAGTCCGTCTTCGGACTCACCAACCTCATGGGCGGTACGGTGACGTTCGAGGGCGAAGACGTCACCGGACTGCAACCCGAGGACATCATCCACGAGGGCATCGGCTACGTGCCGCAGAACGACAACGTGTTCGCCTCGCTCACGGTCCGCGAGAACCTGGAGATGGGGGCGTACATCCTCGACGAGGTGCCGCAGGACGCACTCGACATGGTGTTCGAGCGCTTCCCCATCTTGGAGGAGCGAGACGACCAGAAGGCCGGCACGATGTCCGGCGGGCAACAGCAGATGCTCGCGATGGGTCGCGCGCTGATGCTGGACCCGTCGCTGCTGCTCCTGGACGAACCGTCGGCCGGCCTCGCGCCCGACCTGGTCGAGGAGATGTTCGACAAGATAGACGAGATAAACGACGCCGGCACCGCGGTGCTGATGGTCGAACAGAACGCCAAGGAGGCGCTCAGACGCTGCGACCGCGGCTACGTCCTCGCCAACGGCGAGAACCGCTACGTCGACT
This region includes:
- a CDS encoding branched-chain amino acid ABC transporter permease yields the protein MSVREDLADRVPGGDAGLIVAVLVVLYVAYVLAGVGLGYSLRGQLNTVAVLTFYIGVFAMLALALNLHWGYTGLFNIGIVGFMAVGIYVMALVSKPLYQSGGAAQVGGLGLPLVVGIVAGMVAAALLGLVVALPALRLRADYLAIVTIAMSEIVRFSFLSGEFQQFTLFGERVGFGGGSGLILDFTDPLQAFFETFGLWGAYLSFVDTFEAIVPTNPKPVVDGLVYGAVLLLFVAAYYWLLKRTGESPFGRVLKAIREDEDVANSLGKDTNQFKIKSFMLGCALMGLAGILWFMTQGAVTPNTFRPRITFFVWIALIIGGAGSNTGSVLGGAVFAAVLYQGPRYFKNLVDAALPSFNAPSSFGPAVAPLISNLNPAPLFYYTVDSIRQLQLVLMGLVLIWLMHNRPEGMLGHRKETAAGIPLTAKRARTAATDGGTESDDGDGGERNE
- a CDS encoding DUF7563 family protein, which translates into the protein MPECQNCGSFVTTAYARVFAPNEMDHPRVCPNCEDMVRDGATVRKARSARNT
- a CDS encoding phage repressor protein; translated protein: MILDRLREGRNVGANLALELDRSRGYVNNQLSKLASLELVRRVGPSDNGGLYELTERGELAVTYRERYDDDSVEFESLLDEELRTAQNTKTADVAGKAAEAAEE
- a CDS encoding HalOD1 output domain-containing protein; the protein is MTPQDPLSIRLVTEISRLEGVEPFELPPLEDCVDTESLDSLFGRPDAPFHEGEVKFRYAGYDVTVKYTGEFDIA
- a CDS encoding helix-turn-helix transcriptional regulator encodes the protein MSRLAPRTLCVLWVVLLLVVVVAGAAAPAAGQSTRTIAGTQLAPDDVSLRIDIREDGTAEWAVEYRVLLDDQNTTAAFESVRRDVEADGSEYSSEFRGRMESTAATAENATGREMAIRNVSVSASRQQLPQEYGVLTYRFVWVNFAVVDGDSIRAGDALRGLFLDEETSLLVTWPEGYVAEDAAPAPDDQRTRTIVWNGPLDFGPDEPSLVVAARESAGADAGVTTSGPATASGAGDDSSPGDGDGSYLWLGGAGVLVAAAVVGGGWALYRRRGERVPADAGTGVDADAGTETGAASPRGGTDGTGGAGAASAGGDSATAEAERRTTESDPDADGSAAATSSADDGTPPWEDELLSNEERVLALMEHEGGRLKQQEVAQTLDWTDAKTSQVVRRMREADELDAFRLGRENVLVLPDADAGREDE
- a CDS encoding branched-chain amino acid ABC transporter permease, whose translation is MGIAETYSRGRRFAVDRPGALLLAVVGVLLVGDLLTGLASGRTAFSDVGSLIWDGLMRGLVIGLAGIGLSMTYSILNFANFAHGDYITAGAFSGWGTTYLLAGLGRADIGSLLLVGAGGSVFGGALGIGITGTPIAVVAGLLVAGAFTVALSLAVDRFIFRPIRDEDGITLLITSIGVAFALRYMMQFVFGSDVRGTTAQPPAVSLYFVDGAVRVNMHDLTLVVVAGGLMLGVHLLLQRTKLGKAMRAMADNEDLARVTGIPTERVVRAVWIIGGGLTGVAGYMFVLWKGTLGFNDGWLLLLLIFAAVILGGIGSVYGAIAGGLVIGLTASLSVIWIPSAFARAAAFFVMIVILLVKPSGLFSGRSTA
- a CDS encoding ABC transporter ATP-binding protein, whose amino-acid sequence is MLRVRNLDAGYGDLQILTDVDMDVHDGEYVTIVGPNGAGKSTLMKSVFGLTNLMGGTVTFEGEDVTGLQPEDIIHEGIGYVPQNDNVFASLTVRENLEMGAYILDEVPQDALDMVFERFPILEERDDQKAGTMSGGQQQMLAMGRALMLDPSLLLLDEPSAGLAPDLVEEMFDKIDEINDAGTAVLMVEQNAKEALRRCDRGYVLANGENRYVDSGRALLEDEQVRRDFLGG
- a CDS encoding ABC transporter ATP-binding protein; the encoded protein is MSKTENDANTDASKTETEPNASEPPADAPILGGGGPAVTAERPLEVDGLRKSFGGITAVDGASFYVEGGTLTGLIGPNGAGKSTTFNLITGMLTPDQGTVTFNDEDITGMEPHAIANKGLVRTFQIARELEDMTVLENMMLAPKGQRGEKLWRSVTPGVRDDVIAQEKELLERVWDVLEFFDIDHIADEYAGNLSGGQRKLLEMARALLTDPDMLLLDEPFAGVNPSLEKRLLEHIHALKEQGYTFLLVEHDMDLIMENCEHVIVLHQGRVLTEGTPADIKSNEEVIEAYLGGNV
- a CDS encoding GNAT family N-acetyltransferase, with the translated sequence MDHTDECAVRIVRAGTDSIDVLADLWVELAADQRSYRSHLRADENRERIREAMARHAVTGGLRVARTGDEIVGFVMFSLERGDFEQDDVRGVIRNLYVVPARRGRGVGSRLLETAETALVDAGAARISLEAMARNERARQFYERHGYAVHRVELEKAVESDTHSKED